The Rickettsiales bacterium genome includes a region encoding these proteins:
- a CDS encoding FAD-binding oxidoreductase, producing MYSQENKPLSVPTRASNLAGWGNYPVSSCRTARPEKLTDIDNIISSVENAGGGLIGRGLGRSYGDAALNSNLTVDSTRLDHFIAFDKEHGIISAEAGVTLAEILEIAVPHGWILPVIPGTRYVTLGGAFACNVHGKNSYISGEFADHVLSVNIIKADGSRVTCSPEENSEIFLALAGGMGQGAFIESLTIRLRQVKSASLATQTKAVDGLDEMLNCFESTKDSSDYMVGWIDHTKKGHDLGRGLFEAAEHISEGDGGESISDFYFPKPRLNVPFFMPSFLLNKYTMAIYNNLRFRKYDNRWKEEIKSFREFFHPLDGIKNWYRLYGKKGFFQYQCLIPESNETKKHIRHILELIHSRNSFSSLAVIKYHREGNSMLSFSKRGYSLALDFHNNARICMLIGELNDYVAEIGGRVYLAKDALLTPEHFVRMYGSNLGNWRDVIKNIDPEGKFSSLMSVRLNMRGGNIG from the coding sequence ATGTATTCTCAGGAAAATAAACCCCTATCTGTCCCAACTCGTGCCAGCAATCTTGCCGGTTGGGGAAATTATCCAGTTTCTAGTTGCCGGACAGCGCGCCCTGAAAAACTTACGGATATAGACAATATTATTAGTTCTGTTGAAAATGCCGGTGGGGGGCTTATCGGGCGTGGTCTTGGTCGTTCTTATGGTGATGCCGCTCTAAATAGCAACCTCACTGTAGATAGCACTAGACTAGATCATTTCATCGCTTTTGATAAAGAACATGGCATAATAAGCGCGGAAGCTGGAGTAACACTTGCTGAAATATTAGAGATAGCAGTGCCTCACGGTTGGATACTACCGGTAATACCTGGTACCAGATATGTAACTCTGGGTGGCGCTTTTGCCTGTAACGTTCATGGGAAAAATTCTTATATATCAGGTGAGTTTGCTGATCATGTGTTATCAGTAAATATAATAAAGGCAGATGGTAGCCGTGTTACCTGCTCACCAGAAGAAAATAGCGAGATATTCCTCGCTCTTGCCGGAGGAATGGGGCAGGGAGCTTTTATTGAAAGCCTTACCATTCGCTTGAGGCAGGTAAAATCAGCGTCTCTTGCTACTCAAACGAAGGCAGTGGATGGTCTTGATGAGATGCTTAACTGTTTTGAAAGCACAAAAGATAGCTCTGATTATATGGTCGGCTGGATAGATCACACCAAAAAAGGTCATGATTTAGGCAGAGGGTTGTTTGAAGCCGCTGAACATATATCGGAAGGTGATGGCGGGGAAAGTATTTCCGATTTTTACTTTCCCAAACCGCGCCTTAACGTACCATTTTTTATGCCCTCATTCTTGCTTAATAAATATACGATGGCGATTTATAACAATCTGCGTTTTCGTAAATATGACAATAGATGGAAAGAGGAAATAAAGAGCTTTCGGGAATTTTTTCATCCTCTTGATGGTATTAAGAACTGGTATCGTCTTTATGGAAAAAAAGGTTTTTTTCAATATCAATGCCTAATTCCTGAAAGTAACGAAACTAAAAAACATATACGTCATATACTGGAGCTGATTCATAGCAGAAATAGTTTTTCAAGCCTTGCGGTTATAAAATACCATAGAGAAGGTAATAGTATGCTTTCTTTTAGCAAACGTGGTTATTCATTAGCTCTGGATTTTCATAATAACGCCAGAATTTGTATGTTGATTGGTGAGCTTAATGATTATGTGGCGGAAATTGGTGGTAGAGTTTATTTGGCAAAGGACGCTCTGCTTACACCGGAACATTTTGTTAGGATGTACGGAAGTAATCTCGGAAATTGGCGTGATGTTATAAAAAATATTGATCCGGAAGGTAAATTTTCTTCCCTAATGTCGGTACGTCTTAATATGCGTGGAGGTAATATTGGCTAG
- a CDS encoding class I SAM-dependent methyltransferase, with amino-acid sequence MANSPAQNTVAEDTETLEERKRKEIEWSDFRRTLTKEEDGDDFDKYTANLKYYCIIDKQTEDIKKWLLANTRDKDVFEMACGNTAMLPLVAKYVKSAVAADIAPVTIELAKNAAKGDPDLEKIDYRVMDCEKTGMPDNSFDVILEQGALHHMDLDAAYSEAARLLRPNGKFFCLEAIRHNPIIHLYRKMTPHLRTEWEAEHILGHSQVMKGLEYFNKIDKKHYFLFSIFAVPFRNTFMFKPLLAVLGGVDAVISRIPGVRWLCWQCLFVLSEPKDKK; translated from the coding sequence ATGGCAAACTCTCCAGCGCAAAACACTGTAGCAGAAGATACTGAAACTCTTGAGGAACGTAAGCGTAAAGAGATTGAGTGGTCTGATTTTCGCCGTACCCTTACTAAAGAGGAAGATGGAGATGATTTTGATAAATATACCGCTAATCTCAAATATTACTGTATAATTGATAAGCAGACTGAGGATATTAAAAAATGGCTGCTTGCTAACACACGCGATAAAGATGTGTTTGAGATGGCATGTGGTAACACTGCTATGCTTCCACTTGTGGCTAAATATGTTAAATCAGCGGTTGCCGCTGACATCGCTCCGGTTACAATTGAGCTTGCTAAGAATGCGGCGAAAGGTGACCCTGATTTAGAGAAGATAGATTATCGGGTGATGGATTGTGAGAAAACTGGTATGCCGGATAATTCTTTTGATGTTATTTTAGAACAGGGCGCTCTCCATCATATGGATCTTGACGCTGCTTATAGTGAGGCGGCTAGGCTTCTACGTCCGAATGGAAAATTTTTCTGCTTGGAGGCAATACGTCATAATCCGATAATTCACCTGTATCGTAAAATGACCCCGCATTTGCGTACTGAGTGGGAAGCTGAGCATATTCTTGGTCATTCTCAGGTTATGAAAGGTCTTGAGTATTTTAACAAGATAGATAAGAAGCATTATTTCCTATTCTCTATATTTGCCGTTCCGTTCCGTAACACCTTTATGTTTAAGCCATTGCTTGCGGTGCTCGGTGGTGTAGATGCTGTTATAAGCCGTATTCCAGGTGTAAGATGGCTTTGCTGGCAATGCTTGTTCGTTCTAAGCGAACCTAAAGATAAGAAATAA
- a CDS encoding SDR family NAD(P)-dependent oxidoreductase, with translation MARVLIIGATSSLAKEIGRLLAKDGDNLVLAGRNEEELKRISSDIAVRYDIVPEIFILDLSESDFDYVGWSESIGDVDRVIFMSGDMGSGDNNNLSNIENVIRVNFTEAAKLLTIFAEKMEKQESGSLVVISSVAADRGRQSNYIYGSAKAGLTTFASGLRNRLSKKNVHVLTIKPGFIDTPLTYAINSPLTCNRTKAAEIIVKAIKQKKDEIYVPAIWFWIMLIIRNIPEKIFKRLKL, from the coding sequence TTGGCTAGAGTCCTTATAATAGGAGCGACATCATCACTGGCAAAAGAGATTGGTCGTCTGCTCGCGAAAGATGGCGATAATCTGGTGCTTGCTGGTCGTAATGAGGAAGAACTTAAACGTATTTCATCTGATATAGCGGTTCGTTACGATATTGTGCCTGAGATTTTTATTCTTGATTTATCTGAGAGCGATTTTGATTATGTTGGCTGGTCGGAGTCTATTGGTGATGTAGATAGGGTAATATTTATGTCCGGTGATATGGGTAGTGGAGATAATAATAATCTTTCCAACATTGAAAATGTTATAAGAGTGAATTTTACAGAAGCTGCCAAACTACTTACAATTTTCGCTGAGAAAATGGAAAAACAGGAAAGTGGCAGCTTAGTTGTTATCTCATCGGTCGCCGCTGATAGAGGTAGGCAGAGTAATTATATTTACGGCAGCGCAAAGGCTGGACTTACCACGTTCGCTTCTGGTCTTCGTAACCGTCTAAGCAAAAAGAATGTACATGTACTTACGATAAAACCGGGATTCATTGACACACCGCTTACCTATGCAATTAACAGCCCGCTTACTTGTAATAGAACAAAAGCTGCCGAAATTATTGTAAAAGCTATAAAACAGAAAAAAGATGAGATATATGTCCCAGCAATATGGTTCTGGATAATGCTTATAATACGCAATATACCAGAAAAAATTTTCAAGCGTCTTAAATTATGA
- a CDS encoding UbiA prenyltransferase family protein, producing MLSISSILNSPYIKITRPAGWVKSFFVVAPLFFAIKYDSLTDWINILVAVLAFLAAACSVYVFNDIKDVEEDKKHPVKSKRPIASGEITVRNATMLVVGLIFTSFTLCMFLPIGCLFIVISYLLLNAFYSLYIRNYSVIDVVVLACFYLQRVLMGCLAIDVPATQWIMLATFFLALTIGFAKRYSEFNITGYASSKKNLQGYNKLLVTCLLGICVSASLMTYAIYIAEKQHDNSHNFLTYSIIFVAAGLFRFLQLVLHDGKGGEPEKIFIQDSVLRHIGIAWFVYTIWAIS from the coding sequence ATGTTATCAATATCATCAATATTAAACAGTCCATATATAAAAATTACTCGCCCAGCTGGTTGGGTTAAAAGTTTCTTCGTGGTTGCTCCGTTATTTTTCGCTATTAAATACGATTCACTAACTGATTGGATAAATATATTGGTCGCTGTGCTAGCGTTTCTCGCCGCCGCCTGTTCTGTGTATGTTTTTAACGATATAAAGGACGTTGAGGAAGATAAAAAACATCCGGTTAAATCAAAACGACCTATAGCTTCTGGTGAAATAACCGTAAGAAATGCCACTATGCTTGTTGTCGGTCTTATTTTTACCTCATTTACGCTATGTATGTTTTTGCCTATTGGCTGTTTGTTTATAGTTATATCATATCTTTTGCTTAACGCTTTTTATAGCTTATACATAAGAAATTACTCGGTAATTGATGTTGTGGTGCTTGCCTGTTTTTATTTACAGAGGGTGCTTATGGGCTGTCTTGCGATAGATGTTCCTGCCACTCAATGGATCATGCTAGCTACCTTCTTCCTTGCTCTTACTATCGGTTTTGCTAAAAGATATAGCGAGTTCAATATAACTGGTTACGCTTCTTCCAAAAAGAATCTACAGGGCTATAATAAGCTGCTAGTTACCTGCTTACTTGGTATATGCGTATCCGCCTCGCTTATGACGTATGCCATCTATATAGCTGAGAAACAGCATGATAATAGTCATAATTTTCTTACCTATAGCATAATTTTTGTCGCTGCCGGACTGTTTCGCTTCTTACAGCTCGTATTGCATGATGGAAAAGGCGGTGAACCGGAAAAAATATTCATACAAGATTCAGTATTGCGCCATATCGGTATTGCATGGTTTGTTTATACGATATGGGCTATTAGCTAG